Below is a window of Cataglyphis hispanica isolate Lineage 1 chromosome 2, ULB_Chis1_1.0, whole genome shotgun sequence DNA.
TTTTTCAAAAGCatgtacagaaaaaaaacaatttttttaattaacttttgagTATTTTAAATCGTGGacatgtagaaaataaatttgtaagaaagtcaatatacataataataacgtTTGTCTGATGTTTTACTCAGAATCAGTTTTGcattatgatttaaattttaaatacttggtaataaataaataaatctcattatcatatatacttatactatataattagtTACTCATTATAAGAAAGGaagtgatatattattattattattattattattattatataataataaggaagtgatattatatactattattattacatactattattataatataatttataatattataattataatattataaaaaataataaaaattataataaaattgatatttaacaaatttatatttttgattttaatatcatattgcgCAATACTCGACGTAATATTTTACCAGATGGAGTTTTTGGAATACTATCCACAAATTTTATGCCGCCTCTAAGTCGCTTAGGATTTGATACGCGTTctgaaaaagatatacatacataacacacacacacacgcacacgcacacacacacacacacacacacacatatataaatacataaatgtgtataaaatttacatgcgCGAAATTTCCAGTATATCGCGGTAATGATTCttcatgaattaataaaagttcaataaacatttcttctaaattaataagcatgctacatattaattccattattagttatgataaattatcagaTATAGTAAACAAAGATATCCTGGATATTCTTACCATTCACATATTGGATTATATCTTCCTCACGTATATCGAAACCTTTTTGTTTGACAACAAATGCTATTGGTAATTCTCCAGTTTCTTCATTTGGAATGCCAATTACAGCTGCGTCTTTTATGCCAGAATAAGTCAACAAAATCGCTTCGAGTTCAGCTGGTGGAACCTGATAgcctttatatttaataagttctTTTACACGATcgacgatataaaaatatccttcTTCGTCGTAGTATCCCACATCTCCTGTATGTAACCAACCATCTTTATCAATTGTCATACTAGTGgattttttgtcattatagTAGCCTTTCATTATTAGATCTCCCTTAAAACATAACTCTCCTTCACAATTCGGTCCCAAAGTTTCATCTGTCTCAAATTCTCCAAGTGGTATTATCTTTGCTGAAagaatatcataaatacaCATCACtagtgtattttatattgatgaaaaagatacattcttttaatatttatcaattatttataaacatcaaaaattgttgaaaaaaacaaatgaaaaatataaacaaattcaatatttgGAAAACGTGAACATTATATGATactatttcataatataataatggattGTAAATCAGtagtgaataaaaataaaatgtgctcAACTGTAAAGAAATACAACActcaaaaacaatatataaatgattattaaatattaatattgattatatttcaaatagtaacacattgtattatatttttataattgggAAATATTACCTGATACACCTGGACCTAACATGCCGACGCTACCAAATTTTGCTGCTGTATTATCTGGAAAGTATAGTACAGCTAAAGTAGTTTCTGTTAAACCATAGCCCTGTGtaatttgagatatatttaatcgctTGGCAACAGCTCTCTGAATTTGCTGTGACAATGGAGCAGCTCCACACCTAAATAAGTATttcaacaattataaaatttatagaaaattttgaatgaaatatgGGATGTAGAATGGAACATAGAATAAACATGTACAATTAGATCAGAGATACATGTATCTCTGATTATTTCAATGACAATTTCATgagatttctatataaaatgtaaaaaaacttCCATgaacaaagataaataaaatttaaagattttccatttatataaatttacattatttttgtatatacaaaaaaaaaaaatagaattaaattgttaaggcaaaattttatttagcatCAAGTACtggattattaatttcacaattattgaaaaatatttatataattttttctttattcaaatttttagaaCCTTCTCTCAAacttattttttggaaaacaaAATCTCaatagttgaaaaatttaaggaGACGAGAAAGTTTTTCATTTGCATAGCATTCTTCAGAAATtgattgtattatattcatcttttctcttatttagtttttaattctttatttctatttattgtattattttaatgacagtttgctttcaaaattttaatatgcttaccatatttgtttaatagaagataaatcatatttatccACAAGTGGATGTTTAGCTAGGAATACCATAATTGATGGTACTACTgctaaatattcaattttatacttttctattgattgtagaaataatttttcttcaaagcgTGAAAACACTACACCACTGTTTCCACTTACCAATCTTATCACCAACAAGGCAAACGAATATGCATGGAAAAATGGAAGCACTACCAAGGACATAACATTTGCAACAAGTGGGTTGGTAATATACATGCGTATGATtgtagtaatatttttgtctgtCCACATAACGCCTTTTGGTAATCCTGTGGTTCCACTCGAGCATAAAATTGCTGTTACATGATTATTTACATCAACAGGAACAGCTTGAAACTTATCTATATTGTCATCAGAGACACTTGATACTGCTTCACATATGCTCATCCATGATACGTCAATGTTACCATAATCATTTAACAGTAATATTCTTGGTGACCAATGTAACTCTTTGAATATACTTATCATGTTATTAAGTGCTatcgtagaaataaaaatatactttggtTTCGTAATAGTAAGTGCATGTTTTAATTCTCCTGTGGAATATAATGGGTTTAATGGACAGACAATAGCACCCAGATAAAATGTAGCACATACTGGAATACAGAATTCCAGATTGTTTTCACTACATACAGCTACAGCATCATTTACTTTCAGTCCTTCTTTTTGAAGGTAGATTGCTAATTTTCGGCttgtatctaaaatatatttgaacgtTTGTTCCTTGCCTGTATGAGCATCTATCTGCAAAACATATTTACCATTGATAtagtgagaaaaattatatgcaacaaGATTGTTAGATCTATAACaacattgatttataaatattatatatatataatccacagaaatatataaatataatttgtatatatatcaaattaatgcaaatatatatatatatatatatatatatatatatacttacttGTGCCACACGAGTATCATGTATTGTgagttgttttaataataattgtcccACTGAGAAATCAAGTTCTAGTATCAATTCTCCTTTCCCATGCAGAATATGTGCTTGTTTTGACATGTTGAATGTGAAGAATGTGTTTCCTTTCTGACATCAAAGAACATtcaagaataaagaaaacagAATACAGAAACGTTGcataagttatttatttaatgcaatgAACAATCACAATAAGAActgataagaattttaatgcaaCAAACGATAAGGACAGATAAGATTTTTTGTATACTTAtcagctataaatatttaatcttttatgtgTATTCGGAAAGCATGCTTTTAATGTTATAAGTGTGCTCTGTTCTTGTTCAACTTTCAATAAAGAACAAAGGTTGGATGACACTTTTAGCGCATAAGCGTGTTCCCCGATTATAGCAGTTGCATACTTATCAATTTgctttccatttttattcaaatgatATTGAATCACTCTTATCAGttatgtcaatattttatacgcagCTAATGACgtcattaaatatgttattttgtaataacctgcttattttgatattggtgacaaaattgttattttgatGACAAAACTGTCGCATAACAATACAGGTTCataatctcatttttaatGTGAGTCTATTAAATTCCCTAAAGCACACGGTCTCGATTGTGGTTAAAAACTCACGTTGAATCTCACTTGCCAGTAGCAAAAAGGAACATGCATTCAATTGAATTATGATGTCACAAGTGAGAATTAACTGAATTTTGTAAATGAAAAGCAACTATTAagattactataattattaatgcatgTCAGTTCATATTTGTAGTGCATATTTTTTGATCagtgagaaaaaatatctcgcgCCGGCAAATTGTCAGGCCGGATTTTTCACGCATGCGCAACAAACACGGTATCAGTAAAGTGCTTAGTTAAGTAAAAAGGAGTGTCATTAATCGCCTGcccaaaaatttctaataataataaaaaaatctgtcatagtattgaatatttatttttattttcgaatccattatttaataaatataacatactttctattaactttatatatatatatatatatatatatatatatatatatatataacctgTTTTTATTGTCCAGGTCTGCCAAGATTTTTGCGCCTATAACACCTTTTATTTACACATCATTGTTTTAACTGTCACTTCACCGCatatgcgcaaaaaaaaaaaacccggcTCAAACAATAATACTAGgtttgtttttacatttaacatattttacattttacatttacgttttatatttaacatatttttttagttgaatGTACTTTCTCATTTGTCCTTTCTTTCATTCAAACTTCAAAATATACATCTATCTCCTTTATTCCATTCTAATTCAGCTAAAAAGAacacgataaataaaaaaaaaaggaagaggatAATTCCACCGTTTCATAGTCAGATGGCAGcacgtatattattttgaaatatggtCTAAGAAcagacatacatatatctttagcATTGAAGTTAGCAGTATATACGAAAGTCTATAAGTTTATAGTCTTAATTTTGACTTGAGAAACTCTACAGTTTCATATCTATGTTTGTACCAAACACGGCGATTAGCGATACACACGCTAGGATGTTCGTCAATTTCtaagaatttttctctctctcaatctcAGGATCCCTAATGTTATCGAGAGTTGTCATTCTACTGCAATAAGGTAATAGGCAAATTTTTGCATCGCGCGTCTATAATATAAGAGAAtgataacacacacacacacacacgaatgTTACAGTAGCAGAGTATATAATATcctttatgtattaaatattaattaagaatctattttgattcttatatatatcaacattatttatatatataagtttgtcTATGAAAGTCATAAAGAGAGGCTTCCAACAAAGCTTGCTTggcaatgtaatatttattacacaaagAAATCAATGTCATGATCACATATGTAACGTATGCGGGTTTCAAAGGGGCTGTCACATTATTAGATGTTCATATTAGATAGGTAATTGTTAATTcttcatgaaataaaaatgatatatactcTGTATCTTATGATATAAAacgaatatttagaatatttagaatatttagaattttaaataaaaaataaagataaaatatgctattatatgaaaatctgAAGAGGACAAGAgacaatattgataaattttaatttcatataatctttaaaagattcctatttttatatttattgattcagaaatattttacttgtcttttctcattttaattaaactaataatCTTAAAGGTAGATATTAGATCGCGcgttattgtaaataaataaaataaaaaatatattaaaataaaataataaaatatagttcaaaaataaaatatcttataggGACAAGATGGAAAGAAGATAAGTGAtatgatcaaaataattttttttttttgtaaatttttatttatttacaaatattacagAATACGAGTACAAACACTTACCAcagacattaaaaatttaatgaaacttaatataacgttaaagattaataattttttaaaaactattaagaaaatagttttaataaaatagtattaatagtataaatttgtaaaacaaattttggcaatctttttttcgtgatgcatttttgtttataaataatgaacaattgttggtaataatggaaaaaaaaaatttatatgccatatttaaaagataaaagttatataaatttcttttattataataaaatctttattttgagtttatgatttatgtatactaaaacatttattaatataaaacatagaatgaaaaaaactaTGCAATGTGATTTTTgttaaggaaaaatatatattcgataatcAGACAATATGCATAATGTCTGAGTTGAGACAGtttatatgtagaatataaatatacatttgactatttaataaaacattggttatatcaaaattgagaaaaaaacccaataattttgaataatcaataaaatcttttatcgtatattttttttcatactttataattttatccttaacaatattttttttagacaatatttttggagacaatcaaaaatttattctct
It encodes the following:
- the LOC126857738 gene encoding uncharacterized protein LOC126857738 isoform X2 is translated as MSKQAHILHGKGELILELDFSVGQLLLKQLTIHDTRVAQIDAHTGKEQTFKYILDTSRKLAIYLQKEGLKVNDAVAVCSENNLEFCIPVCATFYLGAIVCPLNPLYSTGELKHALTITKPKYIFISTIALNNMISIFKELHWSPRILLLNDYGNIDVSWMSICEAVSSVSDDNIDKFQAVPVDVNNHVTAILCSSGTTGLPKGVMWTDKNITTIIRMYITNPLVANVMSLVVLPFFHAYSFALLVIRLVSGNSGVVFSRFEEKLFLQSIEKYKIEYLAVVPSIMVFLAKHPLVDKYDLSSIKQIWCGAAPLSQQIQRAVAKRLNISQITQGYGLTETTLAVLYFPDNTAAKFGSVGMLGPGVSAKIIPLGEFETDETLGPNCEGELCFKGDLIMKGYYNDKKSTSMTIDKDGWLHTGDVGYYDEEGYFYIVDRVKELIKYKGYQVPPAELEAILLTYSGIKDAAVIGIPNEETGELPIAFVVKQKGFDIREEDIIQYVNERVSNPKRLRGGIKFVDSIPKTPSGKILRRVLRNMILKSKI
- the LOC126857738 gene encoding luciferin 4-monooxygenase isoform X1, whose protein sequence is MHVPFCYWQVRFNKGNTFFTFNMSKQAHILHGKGELILELDFSVGQLLLKQLTIHDTRVAQIDAHTGKEQTFKYILDTSRKLAIYLQKEGLKVNDAVAVCSENNLEFCIPVCATFYLGAIVCPLNPLYSTGELKHALTITKPKYIFISTIALNNMISIFKELHWSPRILLLNDYGNIDVSWMSICEAVSSVSDDNIDKFQAVPVDVNNHVTAILCSSGTTGLPKGVMWTDKNITTIIRMYITNPLVANVMSLVVLPFFHAYSFALLVIRLVSGNSGVVFSRFEEKLFLQSIEKYKIEYLAVVPSIMVFLAKHPLVDKYDLSSIKQIWCGAAPLSQQIQRAVAKRLNISQITQGYGLTETTLAVLYFPDNTAAKFGSVGMLGPGVSAKIIPLGEFETDETLGPNCEGELCFKGDLIMKGYYNDKKSTSMTIDKDGWLHTGDVGYYDEEGYFYIVDRVKELIKYKGYQVPPAELEAILLTYSGIKDAAVIGIPNEETGELPIAFVVKQKGFDIREEDIIQYVNERVSNPKRLRGGIKFVDSIPKTPSGKILRRVLRNMILKSKI